From Methylobacterium radiodurans, a single genomic window includes:
- a CDS encoding BCD family MFS transporter — protein sequence MAARSAPAGFGWGQIARLGLVQTALGAVVVLITSTINRVMVVELALPALVPGLLLGLHYAVQCLRPRWGYGSDRHGRRTPWIVGGMAALCLGGFGAACATALAASHLAAGLALAVLSFVAVGMGAGAAGTSLLVLLSSGVADGRRGAAATIVWVMMIAGFAVTAPLAGHFLDPFSGGRLVAVSGTVSVLAFAVACLAVAGVERRGAAPAAATQKAPFRAVLARVLAEPEARRFTLFIFVSMLAYSAQELILEPYAGLAFAMTPGATTKLSGLQHGGVLLGMLAVAAVTAGIGGPVLGSLRLWTVAGCLGSGAALLAIAAAASAGPGFPLRGAVFALGIANGVYAVAAIGTMMGLAGAGDPAERGTRMGVWGAAQGVAFGAGGVLGTLCVDLARLAVDEPARAYAAVFSAEAVLFGLSAVIALRLAAPATSPPRRENALAGAARLALGSGFEAR from the coding sequence ATGGCCGCCCGCTCCGCGCCCGCCGGCTTCGGCTGGGGCCAGATCGCCCGCCTCGGCCTCGTCCAGACCGCGCTCGGCGCCGTCGTGGTGCTGATCACCTCGACCATCAACCGGGTGATGGTGGTGGAGCTGGCGCTGCCCGCCCTGGTGCCGGGCCTGCTGCTCGGCCTGCACTACGCCGTGCAGTGCTTGCGCCCGCGCTGGGGCTACGGCTCCGACCGGCACGGGCGGCGCACGCCCTGGATCGTCGGCGGCATGGCCGCGCTCTGCCTCGGCGGCTTCGGCGCCGCCTGCGCCACCGCGCTCGCGGCGAGCCATCTCGCGGCGGGCCTCGCGCTCGCCGTCCTGTCGTTCGTCGCGGTCGGCATGGGGGCGGGGGCGGCCGGCACCTCGCTCCTGGTTCTCCTGTCGAGCGGCGTCGCGGACGGGCGGCGCGGAGCCGCGGCCACGATCGTCTGGGTGATGATGATCGCGGGCTTCGCGGTGACGGCGCCGCTCGCCGGTCACTTCCTCGACCCGTTCTCGGGCGGGCGCCTCGTCGCGGTCTCCGGCACCGTCTCGGTGCTCGCCTTCGCGGTGGCGTGCCTGGCGGTCGCGGGCGTCGAGCGCCGGGGCGCGGCGCCGGCCGCCGCCACCCAGAAGGCGCCCTTCCGCGCTGTGCTCGCCCGGGTGCTGGCCGAGCCCGAGGCGCGCCGCTTCACGCTGTTCATCTTCGTCTCGATGCTGGCCTACAGTGCCCAAGAGCTGATCCTGGAGCCCTATGCCGGCCTCGCCTTCGCGATGACGCCGGGCGCCACCACCAAGCTCTCCGGGCTGCAGCACGGGGGCGTGCTCCTGGGCATGCTGGCGGTGGCCGCGGTCACCGCCGGGATCGGCGGGCCGGTCCTCGGCTCGCTGCGGCTCTGGACCGTGGCGGGCTGCCTCGGCTCAGGAGCGGCGCTGCTCGCGATCGCCGCGGCGGCCTCCGCCGGGCCGGGCTTCCCGCTTCGCGGCGCGGTCTTCGCGCTGGGCATCGCCAACGGCGTCTACGCGGTCGCGGCCATCGGCACGATGATGGGGCTCGCGGGCGCGGGCGACCCGGCCGAGCGCGGCACCCGCATGGGGGTCTGGGGCGCGGCGCAGGGCGTCGCCTTCGGGGCGGGCGGCGTTCTCGGCACGCTCTGCGTCGATCTCGCGCGCCTCGCGGTCGACGAGCCGGCCCGCGCCTACGCCGCCGTCTTCAGCGCCGAGGCCGTCCTGTTCGGGCTCTCAGCGGTCATCGCCCTGCGGCTCGCCGCCCCCGCGACATCTCCCCCGCGGCGCGAGAACGCCCTGGCGGGCGCGGCGCGCCTCGCCCTCGGTTCCGGATTCGAAGCGAGATAG
- a CDS encoding TspO/MBR family protein, protein MSAVLVAGAAALLVGFANGFATRTDAWYHALRQPAWKPPDWAFGPIWATILALAAGAAALGWVASPGAADRLLLLWAFGLNAALNVAWSVIFFRLRRPDWALAEVGLLWLSVLLLVAVLARVSGLAAALVLPYLAWVGVAGLLNLRIVRLNPGRAGLRGL, encoded by the coding sequence GTGAGCGCGGTGCTGGTGGCCGGCGCCGCCGCCCTGCTCGTCGGCTTCGCCAACGGCTTCGCGACGCGCACCGACGCGTGGTACCACGCCCTGCGCCAGCCGGCCTGGAAACCGCCGGACTGGGCCTTCGGGCCGATCTGGGCCACGATCCTGGCGCTCGCCGCCGGCGCCGCGGCGCTCGGCTGGGTCGCGAGCCCGGGTGCGGCCGACCGCCTCCTGCTGCTCTGGGCCTTCGGCCTCAACGCGGCGCTCAACGTCGCCTGGAGCGTGATCTTCTTCCGTCTGCGCCGGCCGGACTGGGCGCTCGCCGAGGTCGGGCTGCTCTGGCTCTCGGTCCTGCTGCTGGTGGCCGTGCTCGCCCGGGTGAGCGGCCTCGCGGCCGCGCTCGTCCTGCCCTACCTGGCCTGGGTCGGGGTCGCGGGGCTCCTGAACCTCCGGATCGTGCGGCTCAATCCCGGCCGCGCCGGCCTGCGGGGCCTCTGA
- a CDS encoding geranylgeranyl diphosphate reductase — MPVSALPADPETFDVVVVGGGPAGATAATDLARAGRRVLLLDRAGRIKPCGGAIPPRLIRDFAIPDHLLVARIRSARMVAPSGKQVDMPVGEGFVGMVDREHFDPWLRERARAAGAERRDGLFTRITREATGLATVHFRDRAGAEAAVRARLVVGADGASSAVGRAEVPGHAAMRQVFAYHEIVRRPEASAADTEPTRCDVYYQGRLSPDFYAWIFPHGDTISVGTGSARKGFSLRGAVRTLLAESGLDRGATVRREGAPLPLKPLRRWDNGRDVLLTGDAAGIVAPASGEGIYYAMLGGRLAAEAAQAFLATGDVRALKAARARFMRLHGRVFWILRLMQAVWYRNDPLRERFVSICRDKDVQQLTWDAYMNKELVRRKPVAHVRIFLKDLAHLFRWVSP, encoded by the coding sequence ATGCCCGTCTCCGCCCTGCCCGCCGACCCTGAGACCTTCGACGTCGTGGTGGTGGGCGGCGGGCCGGCCGGCGCGACCGCCGCGACCGATCTCGCGCGGGCGGGACGGCGGGTGCTGCTCCTCGACCGGGCGGGGCGGATCAAGCCCTGCGGCGGCGCGATCCCGCCCCGGCTGATCCGCGACTTCGCGATCCCCGATCACCTCCTCGTCGCCCGCATCCGCTCCGCCCGCATGGTGGCGCCCTCGGGGAAACAGGTCGACATGCCGGTCGGCGAGGGCTTCGTCGGCATGGTCGACCGCGAGCATTTCGACCCCTGGCTCAGGGAGCGCGCGCGCGCCGCCGGGGCCGAGCGGCGCGACGGCCTGTTCACCCGCATCACCCGCGAGGCGACGGGCCTCGCCACCGTGCATTTTCGCGATCGCGCGGGGGCCGAGGCCGCGGTGCGGGCCCGCCTCGTCGTTGGCGCCGACGGGGCGAGCTCGGCGGTCGGCCGGGCCGAGGTGCCGGGCCATGCCGCCATGCGCCAGGTCTTCGCCTACCACGAGATCGTGCGGCGACCGGAGGCGAGCGCCGCCGATACCGAGCCGACGCGCTGCGACGTCTACTACCAGGGCCGGCTCTCGCCCGACTTCTACGCCTGGATCTTCCCGCACGGCGACACGATCAGCGTCGGCACCGGCAGCGCCCGCAAGGGCTTCTCGCTGCGCGGCGCGGTGCGGACGCTGCTGGCCGAATCCGGCCTCGACCGGGGCGCCACCGTGCGCCGCGAGGGCGCGCCGCTGCCCCTGAAGCCGCTGCGGCGCTGGGACAACGGGCGCGACGTGCTGCTCACCGGGGACGCCGCCGGCATCGTCGCCCCGGCCTCGGGCGAGGGCATCTACTACGCGATGCTCGGCGGCCGGCTGGCGGCGGAGGCGGCGCAGGCCTTCCTGGCCACCGGCGACGTCCGGGCGCTGAAAGCGGCGCGGGCCCGCTTCATGCGCCTGCACGGGCGCGTCTTCTGGATCCTGCGGCTGATGCAGGCGGTCTGGTACCGCAACGATCCCCTGCGCGAGCGCTTCGTCTCGATCTGCCGCGACAAGGATGTCCAGCAGCTCACCTGGGACGCCTACATGAACAAGGAGCTGGTCCGGCGGAAGCCCGTCGCGCATGTGCGGATCTTCCTGAAGGATCTCGCCCACCTGTTCCGCTGGGTCTCGCCGTGA